One Spinacia oleracea cultivar Varoflay chromosome 4, BTI_SOV_V1, whole genome shotgun sequence DNA segment encodes these proteins:
- the LOC130471616 gene encoding uncharacterized protein — protein sequence MGVDKPSLVVDLVEDPLSGIPADVRSQIPAEVARRARSSGAKDKGKDAAAAEDENVPATPHYSSKDRVAICRKVFKAVPAEYVASLPGRKTDAQFGAIQATLLDLFCRMEFCKSWKTRTAEELKAQVAESTHHGDYAFKSIEEVRLQMQTTIDLQAKEVAALRSDKAELLKKILAQDKDMVAMVEEAKTAAAEIRALQDQLREYPQVKEAAEEAEHLRGELETARSQVRTLRERLLESYDQGEQATKDAVKHAWESHMSEYDLGWFQRRMEHSAAVFVKGSLSGLSV from the exons atgggcgtggacaagccgtctctggtggtggacttggtggaggaccctctttcgggaatcccggccgacgtccgctctcagataccggcggaggtggcccgccgagctaggtcttcgggcg ccaaagacaaagggaaggatgcagctgctgccgaggatgagaacgtacctgctactccccactattcgtcaaaggatagggtggctatatgccgcaaggtttttaaggccgtccccgcagagtatgttgcttctcttcctggccgcaagactgacgcccagtttggtgcgatccaggccactcttctcgac ttgttctgccgcatggaattctgcaagagctggaagacccgcactgctgaggagctcaaagctcaggtggctgagtccacccaccatggtgactatgcgttcaagtccattgaagaggtccgcctgcagatgcagacgaccatagaccttcaagcgaaggaggtggctgcgttgagatctgacaaggccgagctgcttaagaagatcttggcgcaggacaaggacatggtggcaatggtcgaggaggccaagacagcggcggcggaaatacgggcgcttcaggaccagttgcgggagtaccctcaggtcaaagaggcggctgaggaagccgagcatcttcgtggggagctagagacggccagatcgcaagttcgcaccttgcgtgagcgtcttctggaatcctatgatcagggggaacaagcgaccaaggacgctgttaagcacgcctgggagagccacatgtcagagtatgatcttgggtggttccagcggcgaatggagcacagtgccgctgt ctttgtgaagggtAGTTTGAGCGGCTTATCGGTGTAG